One Brevibacillus choshinensis genomic window carries:
- a CDS encoding thioredoxin family protein, which translates to MSTNVSHKFRTGIKPQAFVDGMTKNQEAFLGWKEAFSWPSEEDRQFFASLANRDDLRCLILAADWCGDVVRNIPVVLEALKDTEIPTEILIMEEHLEFMDENLTMGGRSIPVVIFADTGGHVLAKWGPRPKHVQEVMIAFKQQNPDRNAPDYDENIKVARAEMLKQYGEGPGYQAVIVKELRELLSSI; encoded by the coding sequence ATGTCGACCAATGTGTCCCACAAGTTTCGCACGGGTATCAAACCACAGGCTTTTGTAGATGGCATGACGAAAAATCAGGAGGCGTTCCTGGGATGGAAAGAAGCCTTTTCGTGGCCGAGCGAGGAAGATCGCCAGTTTTTTGCATCCCTCGCCAATCGAGATGACCTGCGCTGCCTGATTCTTGCTGCAGATTGGTGCGGTGATGTGGTCCGCAACATACCGGTTGTTCTGGAAGCACTGAAAGACACGGAGATTCCAACTGAGATCCTGATCATGGAAGAGCATCTGGAATTCATGGACGAAAATCTCACAATGGGCGGGCGTTCCATTCCTGTCGTCATTTTTGCTGACACAGGCGGACACGTACTGGCGAAGTGGGGGCCACGTCCGAAGCACGTTCAGGAAGTCATGATCGCTTTCAAACAGCAAAATCCTGATCGCAATGCTCCGGATTATGATGAAAACATCAAAGTGGCTCGTGCAGAAATGCTCAAGCAATATGGAGAAGGTCCGGGCTATCAGGCGGTTATCGTCAAAGAGCTGAGAGAGTTGTTGTCTTCTATCTAA
- a CDS encoding YycC family protein, translated as MRPLQISPETAVKLAEKLNVPLEQLMHMPQHILMQKMMELAKQEEEKETKE; from the coding sequence GTGCGCCCATTGCAAATATCGCCCGAGACAGCTGTAAAACTGGCTGAGAAACTGAATGTACCACTCGAACAGCTCATGCATATGCCGCAGCATATTTTGATGCAAAAAATGATGGAGCTGGCCAAGCAAGAGGAAGAGAAAGAAACCAAAGAGTAA
- a CDS encoding TlpA family protein disulfide reductase — MNKLVLALLVTVGVGYAVWQQPQESAAVVAEVQKPVVGHLAPHFTLTGLDNQVYKVEGKRPKPVLLNFWASWCGPCRMEAPDLQRLYEKYKDQVDFYGVNVTNSDSPEAAAAFVQAYKLTFPIPMDVAGTVSNRYLIQAFPTTYLVDTQGVVRAKIIGMIDAPTLELELRKLLNEKP, encoded by the coding sequence ATGAACAAACTGGTGTTGGCGTTGCTGGTCACTGTGGGTGTGGGCTATGCCGTTTGGCAGCAGCCCCAAGAATCAGCAGCAGTCGTAGCAGAGGTCCAAAAGCCGGTGGTAGGCCATCTGGCGCCCCATTTCACCTTGACGGGCTTAGACAACCAAGTGTATAAGGTTGAAGGAAAAAGACCGAAGCCTGTTCTTCTCAACTTTTGGGCCTCCTGGTGCGGACCATGCCGCATGGAAGCACCGGATCTGCAAAGGCTGTACGAGAAGTACAAAGATCAGGTAGACTTCTATGGGGTCAATGTGACCAATAGTGATAGTCCAGAAGCCGCAGCAGCATTCGTCCAAGCGTACAAGCTGACGTTTCCCATCCCCATGGATGTTGCGGGGACTGTTTCCAATCGTTACTTGATTCAAGCCTTCCCCACGACTTATCTGGTGGATACGCAGGGGGTCGTGAGGGCAAAGATCATCGGCATGATCGATGCGCCGACTCTCGAGCTTGAATTGCGCAAGCTTTTGAATGAAAAACCATAG
- a CDS encoding cytochrome c biogenesis CcdA family protein: protein MTGNLSILLAFGAGFLSFISPCCLPLYPSFLSYITGITVDEVKKGRTVFQKQALMHTLFFIIGFSIIFIALGLSTSWIGSLFVNQKDLIRQLGGILLVVIGLVMLQVFKMDWMMRSFKVDLKSRPLGYTGSILVGMTYAAGWTPCVGPILSGIIVMGVTDPSRALSYTLAYTLGFAIPFFVMTFFISKVSAIVKYSDQFMKVGGGIMILFGVLLYTDKLTDITRVLIQLFGGFTGF from the coding sequence ATGACTGGAAATCTTTCCATTTTGTTAGCCTTTGGTGCAGGCTTTCTCTCGTTTATCTCACCTTGCTGTTTACCGCTTTACCCGTCCTTTTTATCATACATAACAGGGATCACCGTCGACGAAGTGAAAAAAGGGAGGACCGTCTTTCAGAAACAGGCGCTCATGCACACTCTGTTTTTCATCATCGGCTTTTCCATTATTTTCATTGCGTTAGGCTTGTCGACTTCGTGGATTGGCAGCTTATTCGTGAACCAAAAGGACCTGATTCGCCAGCTTGGCGGCATCTTGCTGGTCGTCATTGGGCTTGTCATGCTACAAGTCTTCAAAATGGATTGGATGATGCGTTCTTTTAAAGTCGATTTAAAATCCCGCCCATTAGGGTATACTGGGTCCATACTGGTAGGCATGACGTATGCTGCTGGCTGGACGCCATGTGTGGGACCGATTCTTTCGGGGATTATTGTCATGGGTGTGACGGATCCTTCACGGGCCCTTTCGTACACCCTGGCCTATACGCTTGGGTTTGCCATTCCGTTTTTTGTCATGACGTTCTTTATCAGTAAAGTAAGTGCGATCGTCAAATACTCCGACCAATTTATGAAAGTGGGCGGGGGCATCATGATTCTGTTCGGGGTGCTCTTGTACACCGATAAATTGACGGACATTACACGTGTACTGATTCAACTGTTCGGTGGCTTTACGGGATTCTGA
- a CDS encoding efflux RND transporter periplasmic adaptor subunit, giving the protein MKVNKPVILALLAISLVAGCSSPQAAETPTEKTESVTPVQVEQVTTGAVTSESGLTAKLAPSEEVQITPKVSGKITSLPVKLGQYVNKGQLLFKIDEQDLSNSVQQAEAAYRVAQANLRQTNSSSDQGLVQAKNSLKQAEQALADAKINQQRMQQLFAQGAISSQQLEQANTQLTNAQTSYANAQQSLQAAQQKTGTQVSEASVNQSAVSLQNAREALANATVTAPISGFVSSVNGAVGQMAGQQPVVVIVNTNPLLVKANLSEADITKVKVGTAVKVNVQSTGKTIDAKVTAVSPVMDSALKAYPVEITIPNADNELKSDMVVNVTFPNVSSDQKDSLVVSRKAVFEREGKQYVFKLEGDVAKQVEVQTGAGSSDMIEITSGLAAGDQIVVKGQTLLHDGGKVSIQK; this is encoded by the coding sequence ATGAAAGTGAATAAACCCGTAATTCTGGCGTTGCTCGCCATCAGCTTGGTGGCAGGTTGTTCCAGCCCGCAAGCGGCAGAAACACCTACAGAAAAGACGGAGTCAGTTACACCCGTGCAGGTAGAGCAAGTCACGACCGGTGCAGTCACCTCGGAGTCCGGGCTGACTGCCAAACTGGCACCGAGTGAGGAAGTGCAAATCACCCCCAAAGTGAGCGGAAAGATTACGTCACTTCCTGTGAAGCTGGGCCAATATGTCAACAAAGGACAGCTGCTGTTTAAGATCGATGAACAGGATCTGAGCAACAGCGTTCAGCAAGCAGAGGCAGCGTACCGGGTGGCTCAAGCAAACCTGAGACAGACCAACAGCAGTTCGGACCAAGGTCTGGTCCAAGCGAAAAACAGTTTGAAACAGGCTGAACAAGCGCTGGCAGATGCCAAGATCAACCAACAGCGGATGCAGCAGCTGTTTGCGCAAGGGGCGATTTCTTCCCAACAGCTGGAGCAGGCAAACACACAGCTGACAAACGCACAAACCTCTTATGCGAATGCGCAGCAAAGCCTGCAAGCGGCTCAGCAAAAGACTGGCACTCAAGTTTCGGAGGCATCCGTCAATCAATCCGCTGTCAGTCTGCAAAACGCACGAGAGGCGCTGGCGAATGCAACCGTTACGGCTCCAATCAGCGGTTTCGTCTCCAGTGTGAATGGCGCGGTAGGACAAATGGCAGGGCAACAGCCAGTCGTGGTGATCGTGAACACGAATCCACTCTTGGTTAAAGCGAACCTGTCTGAGGCGGATATCACAAAGGTGAAGGTCGGAACAGCTGTCAAAGTAAACGTACAATCCACGGGTAAAACCATCGATGCCAAAGTAACAGCAGTCAGTCCCGTGATGGATTCCGCTCTCAAAGCGTATCCTGTTGAAATTACGATTCCGAATGCCGATAACGAATTGAAATCGGATATGGTCGTGAATGTGACATTCCCGAATGTTTCTTCTGACCAGAAGGACAGTCTGGTGGTATCCCGCAAAGCCGTATTCGAGCGTGAAGGCAAACAGTATGTATTCAAACTGGAAGGCGACGTAGCCAAACAGGTAGAGGTTCAAACTGGCGCTGGCTCCAGCGACATGATCGAGATCACTTCAGGCCTCGCTGCAGGCGATCAGATTGTTGTGAAAGGCCAGACCCTCTTGCATGATGGCGGCAAGGTAAGTATTCAAAAGTAA